One region of Armigeres subalbatus isolate Guangzhou_Male chromosome 3, GZ_Asu_2, whole genome shotgun sequence genomic DNA includes:
- the LOC134223002 gene encoding uncharacterized protein LOC134223002 has product MWILDPAVVKAKILLQTLWKLDYDWDHPLPKAFVNEWEDYQLHFNRLKTFRFPRHVQSLRRPAMVQIHGFSDASEHAYGACLYLRSITPDGFVTIRLLAAKSRVAPLNNKSIVRLELCAALLIARLLLSVCTSINVTENIHLWTDSTIVLHWLSANPSTWQTFVANRVAEIQELTTNCTWNHVPGDQNPADMISRGVNVDQLLDESLWWNGPAWLGTCSAAWPQPPEEFGRWKEKDLETRKCIALPITHSEVVDLITRFSSFTILLRIGTLCRRFANNCRRMANNRRHGPISVEELNTTLYGILRLVQAEYFGSELSALQGGRPIPPRSKLRYLCPAFQDGLIRVGGRLEHAAVVNDTRKPFVLPRKHPLTWLIATSIHRQQLHCGPQLLLSIIRQQFWPLGGRDLTREVVHKCVICVKTRPRNLVQLMGSLPAVRVTQSYTFENVGIDFAGPFYLQRPSPRSSPKKSYVAVFVCMATKASHLELVCELTTAAFIASLRRFIARRGRPQHIYCDNTTNFVEACLNSRTITPLSSDPNDLQALTPGHFLIGRALNDLPNPNYTVIPENRLRLWERVQRHTQQFWKRWHQEYLTTLQQRYKWSTVNRNLIVGVWS; this is encoded by the exons ATGT GGATTCTTGATCCAGCTGTCGTGAAGGCTAAAATCTTGCTACAAACACTGTGGAAGCTCGACTACGACTGGGATCACCCGCTACCGAAAGCATTCGTCAATGAATGGGAAGATTACCAACTTCACTTCAACCGTTTGAAAACTTTTCGCTTCCCTAGACACGTGCAGTCTCTGCGGCGTCCGGCCATGGTACAAATTCATGGGTTTAGCGATGCGTCGGAGCACGCATATGGAGCGTGTTTGTACCTTCGATCTATCACTCCTGACGGGTTTGTCACTATTCGTCTCCTAGCAGCTAAGTCGCGAGTAGCTCCGTTGAACAACAAATCTATTGTACGCTTGGAACTCTGCGCAGCATTGCTCATAGCTCGATTGCTCCTGTCCGTCTGTACCAGTATCAACGTCACGGAAAATATTCACTTGTGGACCGATTCAACGATTGTACTTCATTGGTTGTCTGCAAATCCGTCCACGTGGCAAACCTTTGTGGCCAACCGGGTCGCAGAGATCCAAGAACTTACAACCAACTGCACTTGGAACCACGTTCCAGGAGACCAAAACCCCGCGGATATGATCTCACGTGGCGTGAATGTTGACCAGCTACTAGACGAGTCGTTATGGTGGAATGGACCGGCATGGCTCGGAACATGCAGTGCGGCATGGCCGCAACCTCCTGAAGAATTCGGTCGATGGAAGGAGAAAGATTTGGAAACAAGAAAATGCATAGCACTTCCGATAACACATTCTGAAGTTGTCGACCTTATCACTCGATTCTCATCGTTCACAATTCTTCTGCGAATCGGTACTCTGTGCAGACGTTTCGCTAACAATTGTCGTAGGATGGCAAACAACCGTCGGCATGGTCCGATATCTGTTGAAGAGCTCAATACAACACTGTATGGAATACTGCGATTAGTACAAGCCGAATACTTCGGATCGGAGCTCAGTGCACTTCAAGGGGGAAGGCCAATCCCACCTCGATCTAAACTCCGATACCTCTGTCCAGCTTTTCAAGACGGTCTAATTCGCGTTGGTGGCCGGCTCGAGCACGCTGCCGTCGTCAATGATACCAGAAAACCTTTCGTACTCCCGAGAAAGCACCCCCTCACGTGGCTGATCGCCACCTCGATCCATCGTCAACAGCTACACTGTGGTCCGCAGTTGTTGCTGTCCATTATTCGCCAACAGTTCTGGCCATTAGGCGGCCGAGACCTTACACGCGAAGTAGTACACAAGTGCGTTATCTGCGTGAAGACGCGTCCTCGAAATCTCGTACAGCTAATGGGGTCGCTGCCAGCGGTTCGCGTGACTCAATCATACACCTTTGAAAATGTTGGCATCGACTTCGCTGGACCGTTCTATCTGCAGCGACCAAGTCCCCGCTCTTCACCTAAGAAAAGCTATGTGGCCGTTTTTGTATGCATGGCCACAAAGGCATCACATCTCGAGCTTGTCTGCGAGCTCACGACAGCAGCATTCATTGCAAGCCTTCGACGCTTCATAGCGAGGCGCGGTCGTCCACAACACATCTATTGTGATAACACCACGAATTTT GTGGAAGCATGCCTGAATTCACGGACCATCACTCCACTGTCCAGTGACCCAAACGACTTGCAAGCCCTAACGCCTGGGCATTTCCTAATCGGGCGGGCCTTGAATGACCTCCCAAATCCCAACTACACTGTTATTCCCGAAAATCGACTTCGTCTTTGGGAACGTGTTCAACGCCACACTCAACAATTCTGGAAAAGGTGGCACCAAGAGTATCTCACAACCCTTCAGCAACGATACAAGTGGTCGACTGTTAACCGCAATCTAATTGTCGGGGTATGGTCATGA